The Solanum pennellii chromosome 7, SPENNV200 DNA segment TAGCATAGAGGATGCTCAGTTTGTTTTCGATAATATGCCAGAGAAGACCACAGTAGGATGGAATACGATTATTGCTGGTTACGCTCTCCATGGCTATAGTGAGGAGGCTTTATGTTTGTACTATGAGATGCGAGATGCTGGTGTCAAAATGGATCACTTCACATTTTCAATCATTATTAGAGTTTGCACGAGATTAGCTTCACTGGAGCATGCTAAACAAGCTCATGCTGGGCTAGTTCGACATGGATTTGGATTAGATATAGTTGCTAATACAGCATTAGTGGATTTCTATATCAAATGGGGGAGGATAGAAGATGCTCGTAATGTTTTTGAGGGGATGCCCCAAAAGAACGTTATTTCTTGGAATGCCTTAATTGGTGGATATGGTAATCACGGCCGAGGGATTGAGGCTGTTGAACTATTTGAGCGTATGGTTCACGAAGGAATGATGCCCAATCATGTTACTTTCTTGGCTGTTTTATCTGCATGTCGCTATTCAGGTTTATCAGATTATGGGTGGGAAATATTTGAATCAATGAGTAGAGATTACAAGGTGAAGCCTCGTGCAATGCACTATGCATGTATGATTGAATTGTTGGGTAGAGAAGGGCTTTTAGATGAAGCTTTTGCATTAATCAGAGATGCTCCTTTTAGACCTACTATAAATATGTGGGCGGCCTTACTGACAGCCTGTAGAGTCCACAAGAATTTTGAGCTAGGAAAATTTGCAGCTGAGAAACTTTACGGGATGGAACCAGAAAAACTCAGCAACTATGTGATGCTTTTGAATATCTATAACAGCTCAGGCAAGCAAGATGAAGCTGCTGCAGTTGTTCAAACATTGAAGAGAAAAGGACTCAGAATAAAGCCTGCATGCACATGGATAGAAATAAAGAAGCAACCCCATGTCTTTCTGTCTGGAGATAAGTGCCATGTGCAAACCAAGgagatatatgaaaaagtgGATGAGCTTATGCTGGAGATCTCTAAGTATGGCTATGTTACGGGGGGGAAAACCTTACTACCCGACGTAGATGAACAGGAACAAAAATCACCACATTATCACAGTGAAAAGTTGGCAATATCTTTTGGGCTCATAAGCACATCCAGTTCAACCTCACTGCAACTTGTTCAGAGTCATAGGATTTGCAACAATTGCCACAATGCAATTAAATTGATAGCCATGATTACTAAACGAGAAATTGTTATTAGGGATGCCAGCAGGTTTCATCGATTCAAGAACGGCACTTGTTCTTGTGGTGACTACTGGTGATTGGATTTTAACCTACATGTGAACCATACTTTTGTAtgtaattcaaatattttactGATTCTTCTTTGTTGTCATGAGTATTTCAAAATCATATGGATATACCTCATTGTTCTCTCTGGAGATCAAtacaattttttatcatatgatCGTTCCTGAAGACTTGCTTATTCTACCTGTGATTTTTATCTGACAAATTGGTTCCACCAATAAGCCCAGAAACTGTGCGCATATATGTAATATTTGCATCATTATCAGCTGATGCAAGTTTGCTTTTCTTctgaagaaaattattta contains these protein-coding regions:
- the LOC107024220 gene encoding pentatricopeptide repeat-containing protein At5g50390, chloroplastic, producing MILNMDISLPLDQLRSSCRYAAFLTDPHVLQERLVLSGNFSLFSKKRYRNVFSQIRSSLSEHGFIKPRPMMKPSKREENLSEETNSKVNQIGDPGSGISAQIEKLVFHKRYHEALDFFDLLECEGDCQLDSSTYDALVTASIGLRSIRGVKRVHNHMVSSGLVLDQYLWNRVLLMHVKCKMMLDARSIFDEMPERNSISWNTMVGGLVDLGDYLEAFRLFFMMWEENSAADPRIFATMIRASSGLEVISLGQQLHCCALKMGEGDNRFISCALIDMYSKCGSIEDAQFVFDNMPEKTTVGWNTIIAGYALHGYSEEALCLYYEMRDAGVKMDHFTFSIIIRVCTRLASLEHAKQAHAGLVRHGFGLDIVANTALVDFYIKWGRIEDARNVFEGMPQKNVISWNALIGGYGNHGRGIEAVELFERMVHEGMMPNHVTFLAVLSACRYSGLSDYGWEIFESMSRDYKVKPRAMHYACMIELLGREGLLDEAFALIRDAPFRPTINMWAALLTACRVHKNFELGKFAAEKLYGMEPEKLSNYVMLLNIYNSSGKQDEAAAVVQTLKRKGLRIKPACTWIEIKKQPHVFLSGDKCHVQTKEIYEKVDELMLEISKYGYVTGGKTLLPDVDEQEQKSPHYHSEKLAISFGLISTSSSTSLQLVQSHRICNNCHNAIKLIAMITKREIVIRDASRFHRFKNGTCSCGDYW